In Nocardia asteroides, a single genomic region encodes these proteins:
- a CDS encoding cytochrome P450: MTIDESVAGEDRKRVRYQFDRHSPEYRHRFQDITEEMQGKCPVAWSDTHDGHWVAASADAVFELARCPHVSNDHDLHGERKGYKGISIPTAQRASMVRGGILEMDDPEHRIYRSVLNPYLSPAAVRRWEPVIDEIVRAALDEHIESGRIDFVDDLANVVPAVLTLAMLGIPLKRWSLYSEPVHAAVYTPENSPEAPKVAEMHRAMGIDLLTSLAEIKENPRPGLVYALTQLRIDGEPAPDLELLGMLGLIIGGGFDTTTALTAHSLEWLAENPEQRELLSREREELLDPATEEFLRYFTPAPGDGRTIAEDVELQETEFREGDRLWLSWAMANRDPSVFPDPTEVVLDRKGNRHFSFGLGIHRCIGSNVARTVFKSMLTAVLDRMPDYRCDPEGTVHYETIGVIQGMRKLPATFTPGKKLGPGLEATLEKLQRICDEQRLAAPVTERPDVAVID, translated from the coding sequence GTGACCATCGACGAGAGCGTGGCCGGCGAGGACCGCAAGCGGGTCAGGTACCAGTTCGACCGGCACAGCCCCGAGTACCGGCACCGCTTCCAGGACATCACCGAGGAGATGCAGGGCAAGTGCCCGGTCGCCTGGTCCGACACCCACGACGGGCACTGGGTCGCCGCGAGCGCGGACGCGGTGTTCGAGCTGGCGCGCTGCCCGCACGTCTCCAACGACCACGACCTGCACGGGGAGCGCAAGGGGTACAAGGGGATCTCGATCCCCACCGCCCAGCGCGCCTCGATGGTGCGCGGCGGCATCCTGGAGATGGACGACCCGGAGCACCGGATCTACCGCTCGGTGCTCAACCCCTACCTCTCCCCCGCCGCGGTGCGGCGCTGGGAGCCGGTGATCGACGAGATCGTGCGGGCCGCCCTGGACGAGCACATCGAGTCCGGGCGCATCGATTTCGTGGACGATCTGGCGAACGTCGTCCCCGCCGTGCTCACCCTGGCCATGCTCGGCATTCCGCTGAAGCGCTGGTCGCTCTACAGCGAGCCGGTGCACGCCGCCGTCTACACCCCGGAGAACTCGCCGGAGGCGCCGAAGGTGGCGGAGATGCACAGGGCCATGGGCATCGACCTGCTCACCAGCCTGGCCGAGATCAAGGAGAACCCGCGCCCCGGCCTGGTGTACGCGCTGACCCAGCTGCGGATCGACGGCGAGCCCGCCCCCGACCTGGAGCTGCTCGGCATGCTCGGGCTGATCATCGGCGGCGGCTTCGACACCACCACCGCGCTCACCGCGCACTCGCTGGAGTGGCTCGCCGAGAACCCCGAGCAGCGCGAGCTGCTCAGCCGGGAGCGCGAGGAGCTGCTCGACCCGGCCACCGAGGAGTTCCTCCGCTACTTCACCCCGGCCCCCGGCGACGGCCGCACCATCGCCGAGGACGTCGAGCTGCAGGAGACCGAGTTCCGCGAGGGCGACCGGCTCTGGCTCTCCTGGGCCATGGCCAACCGCGACCCCTCGGTCTTCCCCGACCCGACCGAGGTGGTCCTGGACCGCAAGGGCAACCGGCACTTCAGCTTCGGGCTCGGCATCCACCGCTGCATCGGCTCGAACGTGGCGCGCACGGTGTTCAAGTCGATGCTCACCGCGGTGCTGGACCGGATGCCGGACTACCGCTGCGACCCCGAGGGCACGGTGCACTACGAGACGATCGGCGTGATCCAGGGCATGCGCAAGCTGCCCGCCACCTTCACGCCGGGGAAGAAGCTCGGCCCCGGGCTGGAAGCGACCCTGGAGAAGCTGCAGCGGATCTGCGACGAGCAGCGGCTGGCCGCCCCGGTGACGGAGCGTCCGGACGTCGCGGTGATCGACTGA
- a CDS encoding AMP-binding protein — MRTIPDELRAGYEAAGWWRPETLGEQLTRDLAGLRELPFRVHSEARPWSGSFGEVELLARRLAAGLRARGVGPGDTVVFQLPNWMEAAATFWASAFLGAVTVPVVHFYGARELTHILGVTKPAVFITAASFGRLVFDPEVSAGVPIVGVVGGGPAPGGAGSAAVDFDALLAAEPLAGALPADPAGPALIAFTSGTTSAPKGVIHSHQTLGCEARQLAEQNKLDRGAQLTATPVGHFIGMLAAFLIPVLHGKPVHLTDVWDPGRALALMRSDGLSVGGGPPYFVTSLMEHPDFSPEHMAHMRYVGLGGSTVPPSVTRGLADLGLIPFRAYGSTEHPSITTSRYHAPEYERLYTDGRPMPGVEIRLGPDGEILSRGPDLCLGYTDPELTAAAFDADGWYHTGDIGVLHPDGHLTISDRKSDVIIRGGENVSAIEVEEVLAGLPAVAEAAVVAVPDARFGEVVGAVLRLRPEHALPTVDEIAAHFAAAGVARQKWPERVFAADEFPRTASGKVQKHLIRRGIATSL; from the coding sequence ATGCGAACCATCCCCGACGAACTCAGAGCCGGGTACGAGGCCGCGGGCTGGTGGCGCCCGGAGACGCTGGGCGAGCAGCTCACCCGCGATCTGGCCGGGCTGCGCGAGCTCCCGTTCCGGGTGCACTCGGAGGCGCGGCCCTGGTCGGGCAGCTTCGGCGAGGTGGAGCTGCTGGCCCGGCGGCTGGCCGCCGGGCTGCGGGCGCGCGGGGTCGGGCCGGGCGACACCGTCGTCTTCCAGCTGCCCAACTGGATGGAGGCGGCCGCCACCTTCTGGGCCTCGGCGTTCCTCGGCGCGGTGACCGTCCCGGTGGTGCACTTCTACGGCGCGCGCGAGCTCACGCACATCCTCGGGGTGACGAAGCCCGCGGTCTTCATCACCGCGGCGAGCTTCGGGCGGCTGGTCTTCGACCCGGAGGTGAGCGCCGGGGTGCCGATCGTCGGCGTGGTCGGCGGGGGTCCCGCGCCGGGCGGAGCGGGTTCGGCGGCGGTCGATTTCGACGCGCTCCTCGCCGCCGAGCCGCTGGCGGGCGCGCTCCCCGCCGACCCGGCCGGGCCCGCGCTGATCGCCTTCACCTCGGGGACGACCAGCGCGCCGAAGGGCGTGATCCACAGCCACCAGACGCTGGGCTGCGAGGCGCGGCAGCTCGCCGAGCAGAACAAGCTGGATCGCGGCGCCCAGCTCACCGCGACCCCGGTCGGCCACTTCATCGGGATGCTCGCGGCCTTCCTCATCCCGGTGCTGCACGGGAAGCCGGTGCACCTCACCGACGTCTGGGATCCGGGGCGGGCGCTGGCGCTCATGCGCAGCGACGGCCTCTCGGTCGGCGGCGGGCCGCCGTACTTCGTCACCAGCCTGATGGAGCACCCGGACTTCTCCCCTGAGCACATGGCGCACATGCGCTACGTGGGGCTCGGCGGCTCCACCGTGCCGCCCTCGGTCACCCGCGGGCTGGCCGATCTGGGGCTGATCCCCTTCCGCGCGTACGGCAGCACCGAGCACCCGTCGATCACCACCTCCCGCTACCACGCGCCGGAGTACGAGCGGCTCTACACCGACGGCAGGCCGATGCCGGGCGTGGAGATCCGGCTCGGCCCGGACGGCGAGATCCTCAGCCGCGGCCCCGATCTCTGCCTCGGCTACACCGACCCCGAGCTCACCGCGGCCGCCTTCGACGCCGACGGCTGGTACCACACCGGCGATATCGGGGTGCTGCACCCGGACGGCCACCTCACCATCAGCGACCGCAAGTCCGACGTCATCATCCGCGGCGGCGAGAACGTCAGCGCGATCGAGGTCGAGGAGGTGCTGGCCGGGCTGCCCGCGGTGGCCGAGGCGGCGGTGGTCGCGGTCCCGGACGCGCGCTTCGGCGAGGTGGTCGGGGCGGTGCTGCGGCTGCGGCCGGAGCACGCGCTGCCGACCGTCGACGAGATCGCCGCGCACTTCGCCGCGGCGGGCGTGGCCAGGCAGAAGTGGCCGGAGCGGGTGTTCGCCGCGGACGAGTTCCCGCGCACCGCGAGCGGCAAGGTGCAGAAACATCTCATCCGGCGGGGCATTGCCACATCCCTGTGA
- a CDS encoding amidohydrolase family protein has protein sequence MRELPDGTSTPVVDASVHVFFASNADMRSFLREPYRSRGIPDAEMDWYGAPGGEYAKGTRGPEKQYPGSDPGLVAAQLFDERGVDVAVLHPMTRGVLPDRHLTTAVLAAHNEMLVTRWLDGAHADRFRGTIRVNPDDVPGALREIERWGTHPRVVQLGIPLQSMALYGKPQYWPIWEAAAAAGLPVAAHIETGESIAFPPTPSGHTRGYEQYLGFMTLNYVYHLMNMIAEGVFERFDALKFVWADGGADMLTPFSWRMDTFGRPHLEQTPWAPKMPSDYLPGHVYFVQGSLDGPGDTEFASEWLGFTGKEDMLMFGSSYPHWHAGDALALPAGLSAEQRAKLLWRNAAELYGIDIMAPAG, from the coding sequence ATGAGAGAACTGCCCGACGGCACCAGCACCCCGGTCGTGGACGCGAGCGTGCACGTCTTCTTCGCGTCGAACGCCGACATGCGGAGCTTCCTGCGCGAGCCGTACCGCAGCCGCGGCATCCCCGATGCCGAGATGGACTGGTACGGCGCGCCCGGAGGGGAGTACGCGAAGGGCACCCGCGGCCCGGAGAAGCAGTACCCGGGCTCGGACCCGGGGCTGGTGGCCGCGCAGCTCTTCGACGAGCGCGGCGTCGACGTGGCGGTTCTCCATCCGATGACCCGCGGGGTGCTGCCGGACCGGCACCTCACCACCGCGGTGCTCGCCGCGCACAACGAGATGCTGGTGACCCGCTGGCTCGACGGCGCGCACGCCGACCGGTTCCGCGGCACCATCCGGGTGAACCCGGACGACGTGCCGGGCGCGCTGCGCGAGATCGAGCGCTGGGGCACGCACCCGCGGGTGGTGCAGCTCGGCATCCCGCTGCAGTCCATGGCGCTGTACGGCAAGCCGCAGTACTGGCCGATCTGGGAGGCCGCCGCCGCGGCCGGGCTCCCGGTGGCCGCGCACATCGAGACCGGCGAGAGCATCGCCTTCCCGCCGACGCCGTCCGGGCACACCCGCGGCTACGAGCAGTACCTCGGCTTCATGACGCTGAACTACGTCTACCACCTGATGAACATGATCGCGGAGGGCGTCTTCGAGCGCTTCGACGCGCTGAAGTTCGTCTGGGCGGACGGCGGCGCCGACATGCTCACCCCGTTCAGCTGGCGGATGGACACCTTCGGCAGGCCGCACCTGGAGCAGACCCCGTGGGCGCCGAAGATGCCGAGCGACTACCTGCCCGGCCACGTCTACTTCGTGCAGGGCAGCCTGGACGGCCCCGGCGACACCGAGTTCGCGAGCGAGTGGCTCGGTTTCACCGGTAAAGAGGACATGCTCATGTTCGGCTCCAGCTACCCGCACTGGCACGCGGGCGACGCGCTCGCGCTGCCCGCGGGGCTGAGCGCGGAGCAGCGCGCGAAGCTGCTCTGGCGCAATGCCGCCGAGCTGTACGGCATCGACATCATGGCCCCCGCGGGATAA
- a CDS encoding amidohydrolase family protein yields the protein MTLAHQQQRAPAAEQVAVRVVDSDVHPVPRRRELVEYIPEPFRSKHFLSHRVGETIIYDAPDYAHSYAMRVDTFPKDGEFPGSDPELALRQLIIEAGSDICILEPTVKATRLPEATQALATGINHWLANHWLDPVNNRHQRWRGSICAAIDNVDGAVREIEHWAGHPFMSQILIKAEPRPAWGDPRYDPIWAAAVKHDLVVSCHLGRGAYETMPMPPVGFPSYNHDFMVTYSLLAANQIMSLIFDGVFDRFPELRIVFVEHAFTWILPLMWRMDAIYAARKSFVDIKRKPSEYVKEHIRFTTQPLDYPEDKTELTRAFEWMEADRILLYSSDYPHWTFDDPRWLVKHLPEHARERVMYKNGIETYHLPEFVPAIEGQRRVL from the coding sequence ATGACACTGGCGCATCAGCAGCAGCGCGCACCGGCCGCCGAGCAGGTCGCCGTGCGGGTGGTCGACTCCGACGTGCACCCGGTGCCCCGGCGCAGGGAGCTGGTCGAGTACATCCCGGAGCCGTTCCGCAGCAAGCACTTCCTGAGCCACCGGGTCGGCGAGACCATCATCTACGACGCCCCGGACTACGCGCACTCCTACGCCATGCGGGTCGACACCTTCCCGAAGGACGGCGAATTTCCAGGCAGCGACCCGGAACTCGCCCTGCGGCAGCTGATCATCGAGGCCGGCTCGGACATCTGCATCCTGGAGCCGACGGTGAAGGCGACCCGGCTGCCGGAGGCGACCCAGGCGCTGGCCACCGGCATCAACCACTGGCTGGCCAACCACTGGCTGGACCCGGTCAACAACCGGCACCAGCGCTGGCGCGGCTCGATCTGCGCCGCCATCGACAACGTGGACGGCGCGGTGCGCGAGATCGAGCACTGGGCCGGGCACCCGTTCATGTCGCAGATCCTGATCAAGGCCGAGCCGCGCCCGGCCTGGGGCGACCCGCGCTACGACCCGATCTGGGCCGCCGCGGTGAAGCACGACCTGGTGGTGAGCTGCCACCTGGGCCGCGGGGCGTACGAGACGATGCCGATGCCGCCGGTCGGCTTCCCCAGCTACAACCACGACTTCATGGTCACCTACTCGCTGCTCGCCGCGAACCAGATCATGAGCCTGATCTTCGACGGCGTCTTCGACCGCTTCCCCGAGCTGCGGATCGTCTTCGTGGAGCACGCCTTCACCTGGATCCTGCCGCTCATGTGGCGGATGGACGCCATCTACGCGGCGCGCAAGTCGTTCGTCGACATCAAGCGCAAGCCGTCGGAGTACGTCAAGGAGCACATCCGCTTCACCACCCAGCCGCTGGACTACCCGGAGGATAAAACCGAGCTGACCAGGGCCTTCGAGTGGATGGAGGCGGACCGCATCCTGCTCTACTCCTCGGACTACCCGCACTGGACCTTCGACGACCCGCGCTGGCTGGTCAAGCACCTGCCGGAGCACGCGCGCGAGCGGGTCATGTACAAGAACGGCATCGAGACCTACCACCTGCCGGAGTTCGTGCCCGCGATCGAGGGCCAGAGGCGGGTGCTGTGA
- a CDS encoding mycofactocin-coupled SDR family oxidoreductase, which produces MGRVEGKVAFITGAARGQGRSHAVRLAEEGADIIAVDLCEDIATVGYALATPEDLEETAKLVAKTGRRIVTAKADVRIASELQKAVDDGVRELGKLDIVVAQAGIAGMKGEPQLQAWTDVINTNLIGTINAIHVSLPHLTEGASIIATGSTASLIDISKVDQPGKDPGGMAYVHSKRALTAYVYELGRQLAPRGIRANVVHPTNCNTPMLQSEPMYRSFRPDLEHPTRADAEPVFAVQQAMPIRYVEPEDISNAIVYLASEEARYVTGTQLRVDGGGYLKWYDYHI; this is translated from the coding sequence GTGGGACGTGTCGAAGGCAAGGTTGCGTTCATCACCGGCGCCGCGCGCGGGCAGGGACGCAGCCACGCGGTGCGGCTCGCCGAGGAGGGCGCCGACATCATCGCGGTCGACCTCTGCGAGGACATCGCGACGGTCGGGTACGCACTGGCGACGCCGGAGGATCTGGAGGAGACCGCGAAACTGGTCGCCAAGACCGGCCGCCGGATCGTCACCGCGAAGGCGGACGTGCGCATCGCGTCCGAACTGCAGAAGGCGGTCGACGACGGCGTCCGCGAGCTGGGCAAGCTGGACATCGTGGTCGCCCAGGCCGGCATCGCCGGCATGAAGGGCGAGCCGCAGCTGCAGGCGTGGACCGACGTGATCAACACCAACCTGATCGGCACCATCAACGCCATCCACGTCTCGCTGCCGCACCTGACCGAGGGCGCCTCGATCATCGCGACCGGCTCCACCGCCTCGCTGATCGACATCTCCAAGGTCGACCAGCCGGGCAAGGATCCGGGCGGCATGGCCTACGTGCACTCCAAGCGCGCGCTCACCGCCTACGTCTACGAGCTGGGCAGGCAGCTGGCGCCGCGCGGCATCCGCGCGAACGTCGTGCACCCCACCAACTGCAACACCCCGATGCTGCAGAGCGAGCCCATGTACCGCTCGTTCCGGCCGGACCTGGAGCACCCGACCCGCGCCGACGCCGAACCGGTGTTCGCCGTCCAGCAGGCCATGCCCATCCGCTACGTCGAGCCCGAGGACATCAGCAACGCCATCGTGTACCTGGCGTCCGAGGAGGCCAGGTACGTCACCGGTACGCAGCTGCGGGTCGACGGCGGCGGCTACCTGAAGTGGTACGACTACCACATCTGA